GCGTGAAGCTGTTCGGGGAACTGGAGTTCTGGTTCTCCGTCGTCAAGGTGCTGGCGATCATCGTGTTCCTGGTGACCGCGCTCGGGCTCGTGTTCACCGGCGCGAACATCGGCGGCAGCACCGCCGGCGTGCACAACCTGACCGGGCACGGCGGGTTCTTCCCGGCCGGCGTCGGCATCGCGCTGATGACGCTGCAGGCGGTCGTGTTCGCCTACTCCGCGATCGAGGTCGTCGGCATCGCGGCCGGCGAGACCAAGGACGCGCGCAAGGTGCTGCCCAAGGCGATCAACGGAGTCGTGTGGCGGATCGGCGTCTTCTACGTCGGTTCGGTGCTGCTGCTGGCGATGCTGCTGCCGTGGCCGTTCTACAACGGCGGCGAAAGCCCGTTCGTCACGGTGTTCTCGCGCCTGGGCATCGGCGGCATCGGCGACGTGATGAACGCCGTCGTCCTCACCGCCGCGCTCTCCTCGTGCAACTCGGGCCTGTACTCCACCGGCCGCATCCTGCGCGCGCTCGCCGACGAGGGCGAGGCGCCGAAGTTCGTCGGCAAGATGAACTCGCGGCACGTGCCCTACGGCGGGATTCTCTTCACGTCCGTGGCCTACGTGCTCGGCGTGGTGCTGAACTACATCGTGCCCTCGAAGGCGTTCGACATCGCCACCGCCATCGCCTCGCTCGGCGTGGTCGCGACGTGGGCGACCCTGGTGTTCTCCCAGATGCGCATGCGCCAGGCGGCGTTGCGCGGCGAACTGGAGCGGCCGAGCTACCGCATGCCCGGCGCGCCCTACACCGGCTGGGCCACGCTCGGATTCCTGCTGCTGGTCGTGGTGCTCATGGGATTCTCCGACGGGGCCGAGAAGATCGCGTTCTACTCGATCCCGGCGATCGTCGTGGTGCTCGCCGTCGGCTGGCGGCTGGTGTCCCGCAAACGGCAGGCGCGCACCGGCGTCTGAGCGGAAGGCCGCGTTCCCCCATCCCCGCGAACGCGGCACCGGCCCGGCCGTCCTTCCGAGACCACCGGAAGGGCGGCCGGGCTCTTTTCTTTCACCAGACCGGGAAATCGACCCCGCGCTGCGATTCCGGCCGCGGCCCGAAGATCCGCCGCTCGGCCTCCTCGATCCGCCGGTCGTTGATCGACGCCTCGCGCCGGCTCATCAGCCCGTTCTCGGCGAACTCCCACAGCTCGTTGCCGTAGCTGCGCCACCATTGCCCGTCCGCGTCGCGGCTCTCGTACTGGAACCGGACCGCGATGCGGTTCTCGCGGAACCCCCACAGTCCCTTGCGCAGCGCGTAATCCTGCTCGCGCTCCCACTTCGCGGCGAGGAACTCGACGATCGCCGCCCGGCCGACCACATGGGTGTCGCGGTTGCGCCATACGGAATCCGGCGTGTACGCGAGCGAGACCTTCTCCGGGTCCCGGGTATTCCAGGCGTCCTCGGCCGCCTGAACCTTCTGCAGCGCGGCAGACAGGTCGAACGGAGGGAACGGGGGCCGCGATTCGGTCATCACAACGGTCCTTTCAGTTGACGAGCTGGGGATTGCGCGGATACGGCCGGTGCGCGACCTGTCGCGCCACCGCCCGGCCGGAAACGACGCGCCGCACTTCGAGCCGGACGATCCGGCCGGTGTATCCGTCGTCGCCGGAACGGCCCGCTTCGCCCCATTCGATCGCGGCGGTGCCCGATACCTGCAGGAGGCGACCGGTTTCGAAGTCGAAGAAGAGCAGCGCGGCTTCCGGATTCGCGGCGATGTTGCCGAGGCTGTTGAACAGGTTGTTGCCGGGATAATCGGGCCACCACAAGGCATTTCCGTCGACGCGGACGAAGCCGGGCGCGCCGCCGCGATGGGACGCGTCCGCGCCGTGGTCCGGGTTGATGGTGCCGAGGAAGAACGTGTCGGCTCCGCGGATCAGCTCGGTGTCCCCGAGGCTCAGCTCCGCGCGCTCGTGCCCCGGTGTAGCGGGCTCGGCTTCTTCGGACAGCACGCGCTGCTGGATGTACTGCGGGCAATTGCCGTACGCCTGTTGGATTTCGACAACCAGGTGGTCTTCGGCGACCGCGGCGAGGTAACCGTTGATCCGGACCCGGCGGCGGGTCGCGAACTCGATGCTGGTCATGCCGACGAGCTGCCCGCTGGGGAGCCCGTGCAGCGGATCGCCCTCCGGGATCGCCCGGCGGATGGCGAGCGTGGTCGCCGACTCGGCTTCCAGGAACCCGGGCGGACCGGTGACCGGCGACGTCCACAGCCGCCCGCCGGCGTCGCGTCCGGTCAGGACAAGAAGCGTCCGTTCGGCGAGAAAGCCCGCCATTCCCGGGGAAATCCCGGCCGGCTCGGCCATTTTGGACAGGCGTGCGGCCGCCTGTTCGACTCCCGCCTCGCGTTGGACAGCCAACTCGCCAGCGTGGAAAGCCTGCTGGACCGTCGGGCTCATGACACCCTCCCTTTCTCACGGGTTCCACCGTGAGGTTCCGTGAGAAGTTCTAGCAGCCGTTTCTCACGGATGCAACCCGTTCCATCCGTGATACGGTCTCGGTCATGGGGATGCTGCCGGACGAGGTCGTGCCGGTCCGCCTGATGGCGACCGTGTGGGCCGACACGAGCGGGCTCCACGACGACCTCCGCACCCGCGAAGACCTCGACGCGTGGCTCGACGACGTCGGCGTCGAGCGGGGGTCCCGGCAGTCGTCCGCCGCCGAACTCGCACTGGCGCGGCGGCTGCGCGACGCCGTCCGCCGCCTCGCCGCGCAGGTCACCGCCGACGACCGGCAGTCCCCCACGGTGGACGTCGACACCGCCCTCAGCGACCTGAACGACCTCGTGACCCACCTGCCAGTCCCCCAGCTGACCTTCGCGGACGGGAAACTGCGGGAGACTTCCTCGCGCGGCGCCTCGCCGGTGGTCACGGGATTAGCCCGCGTGGCAAGGGAATCGATCGCGCTTCTCGGCGGACCGGAAGCGACGAAACTGCAGGCCTGTTACGCGCCGGGCTGCGTGCTCTACTTCATGAAGACGCATCCCCGCCGCGAATGGTGCTCCGTCGCCTGCGGCAACCGAGCGCGCGCCGCACGGCATTACGAGAAGATCCGCTCGACGCGCTGACGGCTCAGTCCAGCAGCACCACCGCCGTTTCCGCCGCGCGCGCGAAAACGTTCTCCGCGACCCGCATTCCCGCCATCACGACCGCGCCCTCGTGCAGCAGCATGATCTGCTCGGCCACCTTGCGCGGCTCCGGAACGCCCGCCGATTCGGCCAATTCGACGAAGACGCCGAGCATCCACCGTTTGCTCTCGGTCACTACCGCGTACGCCGGATGCGCCGGATCGCTGATCTCCGCGTGCGCGTTGATCATGCTGCAGCCCTTGCCGCCGTACTTCTTCGCCCACGCCTCGGACGCGTCGAACGCCGCCTTCAGCCGGTCCCGCGGTTCCGGACCGGCCTTC
The nucleotide sequence above comes from Amycolatopsis sp. AA4. Encoded proteins:
- a CDS encoding amino acid permease; amino-acid sequence: MESTVVAKEGDNYTKALGNRQVQMIAIGGAIGVGLFLGAGGRLHEAGPALVLSYALCGIAAYFVMRALGELVMHRPSSGSFVTYAREFIGPWAGFVSGWMYWLNWAMTGIAEITAVAIYVHKWLPDVPQWITALVALGVLMAVNLLSVKLFGELEFWFSVVKVLAIIVFLVTALGLVFTGANIGGSTAGVHNLTGHGGFFPAGVGIALMTLQAVVFAYSAIEVVGIAAGETKDARKVLPKAINGVVWRIGVFYVGSVLLLAMLLPWPFYNGGESPFVTVFSRLGIGGIGDVMNAVVLTAALSSCNSGLYSTGRILRALADEGEAPKFVGKMNSRHVPYGGILFTSVAYVLGVVLNYIVPSKAFDIATAIASLGVVATWATLVFSQMRMRQAALRGELERPSYRMPGAPYTGWATLGFLLLVVVLMGFSDGAEKIAFYSIPAIVVVLAVGWRLVSRKRQARTGV
- a CDS encoding nuclear transport factor 2 family protein, with amino-acid sequence MTESRPPFPPFDLSAALQKVQAAEDAWNTRDPEKVSLAYTPDSVWRNRDTHVVGRAAIVEFLAAKWEREQDYALRKGLWGFRENRIAVRFQYESRDADGQWWRSYGNELWEFAENGLMSRREASINDRRIEEAERRIFGPRPESQRGVDFPVW
- a CDS encoding pyridoxamine 5'-phosphate oxidase family protein; translation: MSPTVQQAFHAGELAVQREAGVEQAAARLSKMAEPAGISPGMAGFLAERTLLVLTGRDAGGRLWTSPVTGPPGFLEAESATTLAIRRAIPEGDPLHGLPSGQLVGMTSIEFATRRRVRINGYLAAVAEDHLVVEIQQAYGNCPQYIQQRVLSEEAEPATPGHERAELSLGDTELIRGADTFFLGTINPDHGADASHRGGAPGFVRVDGNALWWPDYPGNNLFNSLGNIAANPEAALLFFDFETGRLLQVSGTAAIEWGEAGRSGDDGYTGRIVRLEVRRVVSGRAVARQVAHRPYPRNPQLVN
- a CDS encoding ABATE domain-containing protein, coding for MGMLPDEVVPVRLMATVWADTSGLHDDLRTREDLDAWLDDVGVERGSRQSSAAELALARRLRDAVRRLAAQVTADDRQSPTVDVDTALSDLNDLVTHLPVPQLTFADGKLRETSSRGASPVVTGLARVARESIALLGGPEATKLQACYAPGCVLYFMKTHPRREWCSVACGNRARAARHYEKIRSTR
- a CDS encoding TetR/AcrR family transcriptional regulator → MAIDWTPKAQAVLAAASELFYERGIHAVGVDVIAAKAGVTKKTLYDRFGSKDRLVVEYLSAQDARWREFLGEWLEKAGPEPRDRLKAAFDASEAWAKKYGGKGCSMINAHAEISDPAHPAYAVVTESKRWMLGVFVELAESAGVPEPRKVAEQIMLLHEGAVVMAGMRVAENVFARAAETAVVLLD